A stretch of the Spartinivicinus ruber genome encodes the following:
- a CDS encoding XRE family transcriptional regulator, which translates to MFALDIDSEVIEKYWCEVGKRLETARLRTGLNKTEVAKQFGITLGRLANFEYGTRKPNYFQLEEFARFYGVSAAWLAGYEIDHSNLVHLSQEQTKEDDNFALTKDWLNQRNLTKDDVSTVPVNDDCMDPVLHKSDHIVINKKAILSEKKDLFAIKVHEKIWFRWLQETEDGDVIIESLNEDVFFPDQKVSKEKFSQIEVLGRAEVIFRER; encoded by the coding sequence ATGTTCGCCTTAGATATAGACTCTGAAGTAATTGAAAAATACTGGTGTGAAGTTGGTAAACGCTTAGAAACAGCAAGATTACGCACTGGGTTAAACAAAACTGAAGTAGCTAAACAATTTGGTATAACTTTAGGAAGACTTGCCAATTTTGAATATGGGACAAGAAAGCCCAACTACTTTCAACTTGAAGAATTTGCACGCTTCTATGGTGTTAGCGCAGCATGGCTCGCAGGGTATGAAATAGATCATTCAAACTTAGTTCACTTATCTCAAGAGCAAACTAAAGAGGATGATAATTTTGCTCTCACCAAAGACTGGCTAAATCAACGCAACTTAACTAAAGATGATGTTTCAACAGTTCCTGTAAATGATGATTGTATGGACCCAGTGCTACACAAGAGTGATCACATAGTCATCAACAAGAAAGCTATTCTTTCTGAGAAAAAAGATTTATTTGCTATCAAGGTACATGAAAAGATTTGGTTTCGCTGGCTTCAGGAAACAGAAGATGGTGATGTTATAATTGAATCATTAAATGAAGATGTTTTTTTCCCCGACCAGAAAGTTAGTAAGGAAAAGTTTTCACAAATTGAAGTATTGGGCCGTGCTGAAGTTATTTTTCGAGAGAGATGA
- a CDS encoding DUF669 domain-containing protein encodes MANFGFNLSEHPPEEGFKPIPPGDYPAIITEAEIKPNSANTGAYIKVKFVITEGEYVNRVIFNNYNISHPNPQAEQIGRGQLSALCLAIGLPNASDSDQLLNQSCMITLKIKNNPQYGPQNEIKGYAPIAQPMQPQAPQQQPIAAHTPPFNQPGQQSGW; translated from the coding sequence ATGGCTAATTTTGGATTTAATTTAAGTGAACATCCGCCTGAAGAAGGGTTTAAACCGATTCCGCCGGGGGATTATCCCGCAATCATCACAGAGGCTGAAATTAAGCCTAACAGTGCGAATACTGGCGCTTATATAAAAGTGAAGTTTGTGATTACTGAGGGAGAGTATGTAAATAGAGTGATTTTCAATAATTATAATATTTCTCACCCAAACCCACAGGCGGAGCAAATAGGCCGTGGTCAGTTATCTGCATTGTGTTTGGCTATTGGTTTACCTAATGCCAGCGACAGTGATCAACTGTTAAACCAGAGTTGTATGATTACCTTGAAGATTAAAAATAACCCGCAATATGGGCCGCAGAACGAAATTAAAGGGTATGCACCAATAGCACAACCCATGCAGCCCCAAGCACCACAACAGCAGCCTATCGCCGCCCATACGCCGCCATTTAATCAGCCAGGGCAGCAATCAGGGTGGTAA
- a CDS encoding DUF7173 family protein: MKKTEMDDKQTKLDCVDFLASLLEQAKQKEREAREHRLSIEERLIDVIGREVEGSRSQRSDKYRVRTVSTLKRKVDQERVHDLINLIGSDVFADVFRVKYEINKAEFIRLRDASPNKFMMVSNIITTTPTKTAVEVEKLH, translated from the coding sequence ATGAAAAAAACAGAAATGGACGATAAACAAACAAAACTGGATTGTGTGGATTTTTTGGCCTCGCTTTTAGAGCAGGCAAAACAAAAAGAACGGGAAGCGAGAGAGCATCGGTTAAGCATTGAAGAGCGCCTTATTGATGTGATTGGCCGTGAAGTAGAAGGCAGTAGAAGCCAAAGATCAGATAAGTACCGAGTCAGAACAGTATCAACGCTCAAGCGAAAAGTTGATCAGGAACGAGTACACGACTTAATCAATTTAATTGGCTCAGATGTGTTTGCTGATGTTTTCCGTGTGAAGTATGAAATTAACAAAGCTGAGTTTATAAGGTTGAGAGACGCCAGCCCGAATAAATTTATGATGGTAAGCAACATAATTACAACAACACCCACAAAGACGGCTGTTGAAGTGGAGAAGCTGCACTAA
- a CDS encoding helix-turn-helix domain-containing protein — MSKEILGNEVIGIQSQSLTETELQILVALADGKTDSQVEKELSTDITIASRPIFAKLGAKTKTHMMSRAFLLGVLLPRALSALLCLAMVLPDDGFRRERTRIRGSYSRLIV; from the coding sequence ATGAGTAAGGAAATTCTAGGTAACGAAGTGATTGGCATACAAAGCCAGTCACTGACTGAAACTGAGCTGCAAATTCTTGTAGCTCTGGCCGATGGCAAAACAGACAGCCAGGTAGAAAAGGAGTTAAGCACTGACATAACCATCGCCAGTCGTCCGATATTTGCGAAACTTGGAGCTAAGACCAAAACACACATGATGAGTCGTGCGTTCTTGCTGGGTGTGCTGCTACCAAGGGCTTTAAGTGCCCTACTCTGCTTGGCTATGGTCTTGCCAGATGATGGGTTTAGGCGTGAGAGAACAAGGATTAGAGGTTCTTATAGTAGGCTGATTGTTTGA
- a CDS encoding DEAD/DEAH box helicase yields the protein MQLRWYQRESIDAVYKYLTEETGNPLVCVSTGGGKSVIIAKLIEELLSENPGRRFLVLSHVKEILEQNYAKLKTINPYLDIGIYSASLKRKDTDSQILFAGIQSVHSKAFDLPPYDFVLVDECHLINAEKDSTLYSKFLQHACLMNPKLRMVGFSATPYRTKSGLLTEGDNPLFHKIVYETDIQQLIDEGFLSPLVTKGGREKIDLTGVRTQQGDFATKDMEKAVSKNDLTDKALDEICELGADRQSWLIFGVSVNHCLAIEDKLKKRGIHCGLIHGKTPLSARVDLIRSYTTGNLRCLISQGVLTTGFDAPRTDLLVLLRSTKSPGLYMQIMGRGLRISPETGKTNCLVLDYGGNIERHGPIDQVTVTNVARKKKGQAPIRECPECLLLQLAARRECEECGHIFEIKEKPKHEIQASKDAVLSSQVEAEWVPVNDVNYFVHQKKGSPNSIRVAYRTGFDFINEWVCPEHEGYAKTKAQTWWVQRVGYDSPLPCNSLEAVKVLQTIQVKTPRAIQVKPDGKFKKIMSYEFN from the coding sequence ATGCAACTTCGTTGGTATCAGCGAGAATCGATTGACGCGGTTTATAAATATTTAACTGAAGAAACCGGCAACCCGCTTGTATGTGTCTCTACTGGCGGGGGCAAGTCGGTCATTATTGCCAAGCTTATTGAGGAATTATTAAGTGAAAACCCAGGCCGACGGTTTTTAGTACTCAGCCATGTGAAAGAGATACTAGAGCAGAATTACGCAAAGCTAAAAACTATTAACCCTTATCTCGATATTGGTATTTATTCAGCGAGCCTAAAGCGCAAAGACACGGATTCACAAATATTATTTGCGGGTATCCAATCCGTACATAGCAAGGCATTTGATCTACCACCTTATGATTTTGTGTTAGTGGATGAGTGCCATTTAATTAATGCTGAAAAAGACAGCACCCTGTACAGCAAGTTTTTGCAGCACGCTTGCTTAATGAATCCCAAGCTTAGAATGGTGGGCTTTTCAGCTACGCCCTACCGAACTAAATCCGGGCTGTTAACGGAAGGGGACAACCCATTATTTCATAAAATTGTTTATGAAACCGATATACAGCAACTGATTGATGAAGGGTTTTTAAGCCCATTAGTCACCAAAGGTGGTCGAGAGAAAATCGATTTAACTGGCGTGCGGACTCAGCAGGGCGACTTTGCTACTAAGGATATGGAAAAGGCTGTCAGCAAAAACGACCTGACAGATAAAGCCTTAGATGAGATATGCGAGCTAGGGGCAGACCGGCAAAGCTGGTTGATCTTTGGGGTATCAGTAAACCACTGCTTAGCGATAGAAGACAAGCTGAAAAAGCGAGGCATCCATTGTGGGCTAATACATGGAAAAACGCCTCTAAGCGCAAGGGTAGACCTCATTCGAAGTTACACAACAGGCAATTTACGTTGTTTAATTTCACAAGGTGTTCTTACAACCGGCTTTGATGCACCTAGAACCGACTTACTGGTATTGCTTAGGTCCACCAAATCCCCAGGGCTTTACATGCAGATTATGGGGCGTGGGCTGCGCATATCGCCAGAGACGGGCAAAACCAACTGTCTTGTATTGGATTACGGCGGCAACATCGAGCGCCACGGGCCAATAGACCAGGTGACAGTAACCAACGTAGCCAGGAAGAAAAAAGGCCAAGCACCTATTAGAGAATGCCCCGAGTGTCTTCTATTACAGCTGGCAGCTCGGCGTGAGTGTGAAGAGTGTGGCCATATTTTTGAGATTAAAGAGAAGCCGAAGCACGAAATACAAGCCTCAAAAGATGCCGTTTTAAGCTCACAGGTTGAAGCTGAATGGGTGCCAGTGAATGACGTGAATTACTTTGTGCATCAAAAAAAGGGCTCGCCTAACTCCATTCGTGTGGCCTACAGAACCGGCTTTGATTTTATTAATGAGTGGGTTTGTCCAGAGCATGAAGGGTATGCAAAGACCAAAGCACAAACGTGGTGGGTGCAACGTGTCGGGTATGACAGCCCGTTACCGTGTAACAGCCTTGAAGCTGTGAAGGTGCTGCAAACCATTCAAGTTAAAACACCCAGGGCCATACAAGTCAAACCTGATGGCAAATTTAAAAAAATAATGAGCTACGAATTTAATTAG
- a CDS encoding oxidoreductase, with the protein MEQNLATETINTIYLHYKNKSDNGFRGHLGASIIGKPCERAIWYDFRWCTPSDLEGRLYRLFDTGHLAEDRFAADLQAIGVKLNTVNPQTGKQYQIQACDGFFGGSLDGIAMGFPENPTQKHVVEMKTHSDKSFKQLKKKGVKEAKPQHYTQMQMYMSASKIHNAFYIAVNKDTDELYGEFVEFDQDHADRHIEKAARIICSDKPLDKVSDNPSWYECKLCDHQAICHGNKAPAVNCRTCLHVGVETEGRWECKRYAVTLTEEQQQWGCQSHMYNPYLLVNFAEVLDAGDYWIKYVLKETGEIFISGEDPEQLSSSEIRAVDDKSLLTDSNVSTLREAFNAQLTEG; encoded by the coding sequence ATGGAGCAAAATCTAGCAACTGAAACAATTAATACTATTTATCTGCATTATAAAAACAAATCTGACAACGGTTTTCGCGGCCATCTCGGCGCTTCCATCATTGGCAAACCTTGCGAGCGCGCTATCTGGTATGACTTCAGGTGGTGTACACCCAGCGACTTAGAAGGGCGTTTGTACCGGCTGTTTGATACAGGTCACTTGGCCGAAGACCGCTTTGCAGCTGACTTACAGGCAATTGGGGTTAAACTGAACACAGTTAACCCTCAGACGGGTAAGCAATATCAAATCCAAGCGTGTGATGGTTTTTTTGGGGGCAGCCTTGACGGTATTGCCATGGGGTTTCCTGAAAACCCCACTCAAAAACATGTCGTTGAAATGAAAACCCATAGCGATAAAAGCTTTAAACAATTAAAGAAAAAAGGCGTTAAAGAAGCCAAGCCGCAGCATTACACGCAAATGCAAATGTACATGTCAGCAAGCAAAATACATAACGCGTTTTATATTGCAGTCAATAAAGATACAGACGAATTATACGGTGAGTTTGTTGAGTTTGATCAAGACCATGCAGACCGGCATATCGAGAAAGCCGCCCGAATTATTTGCAGTGATAAACCGCTCGATAAAGTCAGTGATAACCCTAGTTGGTATGAGTGCAAACTCTGTGATCACCAGGCTATTTGCCATGGAAATAAAGCGCCAGCGGTCAATTGCCGGACCTGCTTACATGTCGGTGTTGAAACGGAAGGGCGTTGGGAATGTAAGCGTTATGCCGTCACGTTAACAGAAGAACAACAGCAGTGGGGTTGCCAATCACACATGTACAACCCGTATTTGTTGGTTAATTTTGCTGAGGTGTTAGACGCGGGTGACTATTGGATTAAATACGTTTTGAAAGAAACAGGCGAAATATTTATTAGTGGTGAAGACCCGGAGCAATTGAGTAGTAGCGAGATTCGGGCAGTAGACGACAAAAGCCTTTTAACTGACAGCAACGTCAGTACGCTACGAGAAGCGTTTAACGCACAACTAACGGAGGGCTAA
- a CDS encoding ATP-binding protein, with the protein MAISLNSISKTKGKQAPRILLYGTHGIGKTTFAANAPNPIFLFTEDGAGQLTVDSFPLLKSYEDVIGALNALLNEEHDYKTVVLDSLDHLEPLVWEHTAVKAGKVSIEDFGFGKGYLEALNNWRQILDLLDRLRNEKNMAYILTAHAHIKRFDSPECEPYDRYQIKLHDKASALVQESLDCVFFCNYQTVVQKTDVGFGKEKTRGIGTGQRNIYTVEKPAYIAKNRFNLPEKLPLDWGAFVTALQNNKAVGTNING; encoded by the coding sequence ATGGCCATTTCACTAAACAGCATATCGAAAACAAAGGGGAAGCAAGCCCCGCGTATATTGCTCTACGGCACACATGGCATTGGTAAAACGACATTTGCAGCTAATGCACCTAACCCCATTTTTTTATTTACGGAAGACGGGGCAGGGCAGTTAACCGTTGATTCGTTTCCATTGCTGAAGAGCTATGAGGATGTCATCGGCGCACTCAATGCGCTGCTAAACGAAGAGCACGACTATAAAACCGTGGTGCTCGACTCGTTAGACCATTTAGAGCCGTTGGTGTGGGAACACACAGCCGTTAAAGCAGGCAAGGTCAGTATTGAGGATTTCGGCTTTGGTAAGGGTTATCTAGAAGCACTGAACAACTGGCGGCAAATACTCGATTTACTCGACCGGCTCAGAAATGAAAAAAACATGGCGTATATCTTAACCGCCCATGCCCACATTAAACGGTTTGATAGTCCTGAGTGTGAACCTTATGACCGCTATCAAATTAAGCTACATGACAAGGCCAGTGCTTTGGTGCAGGAAAGTTTAGATTGTGTGTTTTTCTGTAATTACCAGACCGTTGTACAAAAGACAGATGTGGGTTTTGGTAAAGAAAAAACACGCGGCATCGGTACCGGGCAGCGGAATATCTACACAGTAGAGAAGCCTGCGTATATCGCTAAGAACCGCTTTAACTTACCGGAAAAACTGCCACTCGATTGGGGGGCATTTGTAACCGCATTACAAAATAATAAAGCAGTAGGAACGAATATTAATGGCTAA
- a CDS encoding DnaT-like ssDNA-binding domain-containing protein, whose translation MSIAAIKWANQQSLAVTPKAILKALAERANEFNQCWPSIQTICEDSGASRSSVKRHIKTLKDQKIISYINRKNKSGRENTSNLYILNIPKSPNSASVQADPTPVQPGPQTINELNKYSTTDQAESKNSPDKKINNKKPMTMDWEPNWDTLDQALENLGINHGFAAEQLDEFRMYWLDNGSKRTGWNAAFLNHLQRQWPRHLQQLKLLEARQLMTERRTNHLNSLYKEPHTTREVLTDTSWADGINFDNDLKINNCNQKSEHEQFNCYQSKPAYCYEQEQNNSLL comes from the coding sequence ATGTCTATTGCGGCTATTAAATGGGCTAATCAACAGAGCCTGGCTGTTACACCTAAAGCTATTCTAAAAGCATTGGCCGAAAGAGCTAACGAGTTCAACCAGTGCTGGCCTTCTATTCAGACTATTTGTGAGGACTCTGGTGCGTCTCGTTCATCAGTTAAGCGTCATATCAAAACATTAAAAGATCAAAAAATAATCTCATATATTAATCGCAAAAACAAAAGTGGCCGCGAAAATACCTCTAATCTTTATATCCTGAATATACCAAAATCCCCGAATTCTGCATCGGTTCAAGCTGACCCTACCCCGGTCCAGCCTGGACCCCAAACTATCAATGAATTAAATAAATATTCTACTACTGATCAAGCAGAGTCTAAAAATTCACCAGATAAAAAAATAAACAATAAAAAACCAATGACAATGGATTGGGAGCCAAATTGGGACACTCTAGACCAGGCATTAGAAAACTTAGGCATTAACCACGGATTTGCCGCCGAACAGTTAGACGAGTTTCGTATGTACTGGCTAGACAATGGTAGTAAACGTACAGGTTGGAACGCTGCATTTTTAAATCACCTTCAGCGCCAATGGCCCCGCCACTTGCAACAACTGAAGTTGCTGGAGGCTAGACAGCTTATGACAGAGCGCCGCACGAATCACCTTAACTCATTATACAAAGAACCACATACCACTCGTGAAGTCCTTACAGACACCTCATGGGCAGACGGTATCAACTTTGATAATGACCTTAAAATAAACAACTGCAATCAAAAGAGCGAACATGAACAATTCAATTGCTACCAATCAAAGCCAGCCTATTGCTATGAGCAAGAGCAAAATAACAGCTTGCTTTAA